TCATTTACTTAACGGCAACTTTAGTGGTTTTCAATGCTTGGGCATTCTTAAGAACTTTCACAATCTTCTGCTCTTCGATCAAGAAGGCGCGAACGATACGTTCCCGAACACATCCGTGGCACAATACACCGCCATAGGTACGACGAACGGTCTTCTGGCGCTTCGATATTCTGGATCGTTCACTCGGACGAGTCGGTCGAATTCCGTGCAATTTCTCTTTGCATTGGCCGCATTTTGGTACATTCTTACGCTTCTTAACGTACTGGTAAACAAGACGACCACCAGGCGTACGAACACTGGAAAGGAAGAGaaggaaaattgagaaaaaattcGTCAGCAAATTGCCGTGTCGTGATGACCGTTGGGTGGGACACTAAAATTCATTGATCTGAACACATTCTGGGATCCATTTCAAGCGACAAATTGCATGCCGAGCGTAAAATTGGCCACAAACAAAACACT
The sequence above is drawn from the Bradysia coprophila strain Holo2 unplaced genomic scaffold, BU_Bcop_v1 contig_200, whole genome shotgun sequence genome and encodes:
- the LOC119075361 gene encoding 60S ribosomal protein L34-like, giving the protein MVQRLTLRRRLSYNTKSNKRRIVRTPGGRLVYQYVKKRKNVPKCGQCKEKLHGIRPTRPSERSRISKRQKTVRRTYGGVLCHGCVRERIVRAFLIEEQKIVKVLKNAQALKTTKVAVK